From the genome of Thermodesulfobacteriota bacterium, one region includes:
- the secG gene encoding preprotein translocase subunit SecG, translating to MEIVILAVKVLHIIVSILLILVVLLQPGKSGDLGSIFGGGTSESIFGSSGAVPFLVKVTRGLAVLFFLTSLSLGYFAMDGGNKSVISDIPAPVTETAPMDSGDGGMSTEGGAATEGAPTEGGTLNAPADSGAENAPSGDAPAGDGGASPDTGSSPESGQNP from the coding sequence GTGGAAATAGTAATATTGGCTGTTAAGGTGTTGCATATAATAGTGAGCATTCTGCTCATCCTGGTGGTTTTGCTCCAGCCGGGAAAGAGCGGCGACCTCGGCTCGATATTCGGCGGAGGGACGAGCGAATCCATATTCGGATCGAGCGGCGCAGTGCCGTTCCTGGTTAAGGTGACGAGGGGGCTTGCGGTGCTGTTTTTCCTGACGTCGCTCTCGCTCGGGTATTTCGCCATGGACGGCGGAAACAAGTCGGTAATATCCGACATACCCGCCCCGGTTACGGAGACAGCGCCGATGGATAGCGGCGACGGCGGAATGAGCACCGAAGGCGGGGCCGCCACGGAAGGCGCGCCCACCGAGGGCGGCACGCTGAATGCGCCCGCGGATTCAGGAGCCGAGAACGCTCCTTCGGGCGATGCGCCGGCAGGCGACGGCGGGGCTTCTCCGGACACCGGAAGCTCGCCGGAATCCGGACAGAATCCCTGA
- the tpiA gene encoding triose-phosphate isomerase, whose protein sequence is MRKKLVAGNWKMNMLGKEAGGLARGVAGGVTGIADEVDVVLAPPFTALRIVAEAIEGTGVQLGAQDVFWEEMGPYTGEISPAMLVDAGCEWVIIGHSERRNIFHETDAMVRKKIDAALAEGLRVIVCVGETLEEKEGGKTVTVVDGQVESALSGLEIRDPSRLVIAYEPIWAIGTGHNATPDEAQFVHATIREIAGKILGDIADRIRIVYGGSVTEDNIAELMAEPDIDGALVGGASLRADAMTSIVLKAGE, encoded by the coding sequence ATGAGAAAAAAGCTTGTTGCAGGCAACTGGAAGATGAACATGCTGGGGAAGGAGGCGGGGGGGCTTGCGAGAGGGGTCGCGGGCGGAGTTACCGGCATTGCGGACGAGGTGGACGTCGTGCTCGCGCCGCCGTTTACGGCGCTTCGCATAGTGGCCGAGGCAATAGAAGGGACGGGGGTTCAGCTCGGCGCGCAGGACGTTTTCTGGGAGGAGATGGGCCCCTACACGGGCGAGATATCCCCGGCGATGCTCGTGGACGCCGGGTGCGAGTGGGTGATAATCGGCCACTCGGAGCGGAGGAACATATTCCACGAGACGGACGCGATGGTGCGGAAGAAGATAGACGCCGCGCTGGCCGAGGGGCTAAGGGTTATCGTGTGCGTCGGCGAGACGCTCGAAGAGAAGGAAGGCGGGAAGACCGTGACCGTCGTCGACGGGCAGGTCGAGAGCGCCCTTTCGGGGCTCGAAATCAGGGACCCGTCGCGGCTCGTGATAGCGTACGAGCCCATCTGGGCCATCGGGACGGGTCATAACGCCACCCCGGACGAGGCCCAATTCGTCCATGCCACAATTCGTGAAATAGCAGGTAAAATATTGGGCGACATTGCGGACCGCATAAGGATCGTATACGGCGGAAGCGTAACCGAGGACAATATAGCGGAGCTTATGGCCGAGCCCGACATAGACGGGGCGCTCGTCGGAGGGGCGAGTCTCCGGGCGGACGCAATGACGAGCATAGTGCTGAAAGCGGGAGAATAG
- a CDS encoding thiol-disulfide oxidoreductase DCC family protein encodes MAEGASHPVVIFDGECNFCSSIVAFVIKRDGRGVFRFAPFQSEAGKSLLEEHGVRDGYFDSFILIDEGGLYTKSDAALRLWRRLGGLWSLTYAFVVVPRFVRDTAYDFVARNRYKWFGKKDECMVPGPEVRERFLE; translated from the coding sequence ATGGCGGAAGGCGCGTCCCATCCTGTAGTCATATTCGACGGCGAGTGTAATTTCTGCAGCTCGATAGTGGCGTTCGTAATAAAACGCGACGGGAGGGGCGTATTCAGGTTCGCGCCATTCCAGTCCGAAGCAGGCAAGAGCCTCCTCGAAGAGCACGGCGTCAGGGACGGCTACTTCGATTCGTTCATTCTCATAGACGAAGGCGGGCTCTACACCAAATCCGACGCCGCGCTCAGGCTGTGGCGGCGTCTCGGCGGCCTGTGGAGCCTGACCTATGCGTTCGTCGTCGTCCCTCGGTTCGTGAGGGACACGGCGTACGATTTCGTCGCGAGGAACCGTTACAAGTGGTTCGGGAAGAAGGACGAATGCATGGTCCCGGGGCCGGAAGTGAGGGAGAGATTCCTGGAGTGA
- a CDS encoding TIGR01212 family radical SAM protein (This family includes YhcC from E. coli K-12, an uncharacterized radical SAM protein.): MRARYNSYHDYLKERFGCRVNKVSVDMGFTCPNRDGSLARGGCVYCNNDSFVPPYARARFPMHDQLTRGMEYLSKRFKAKKFIVYFQAYTNTYGGADELERMYREALKYEGVVGIAVGTRSDCIDEEKLDMFERLAKECYVSVEYGIESIYDKTLEFMNRGHDYRSVLGALRMSQGRGFEIGAHVIMGMPTETRDEMMATAAEVSGLGIDCFKVHNLHIVKNTPLERMYRTDPFPLFGFREYIDFIVEFLERLSPGMVVERLFTDTPRQLLVAPDWGKSHIQVMQAIEAELEKRDTFQGRLYSPQDGAAAASAL; the protein is encoded by the coding sequence ATGAGGGCGAGGTATAACTCGTATCACGATTATCTGAAGGAGCGGTTCGGGTGCCGGGTGAACAAGGTCTCGGTGGACATGGGGTTTACGTGTCCGAACAGGGACGGCTCACTCGCGCGCGGAGGCTGCGTTTACTGCAACAACGACAGCTTCGTTCCGCCCTACGCCCGCGCGCGGTTCCCGATGCACGACCAGCTTACGCGCGGCATGGAGTATCTCTCCAAAAGATTCAAGGCGAAAAAGTTCATCGTCTATTTCCAGGCATACACGAACACCTACGGCGGCGCGGACGAGCTCGAAAGGATGTACAGGGAGGCACTCAAATACGAGGGCGTCGTCGGCATAGCGGTCGGCACCAGGTCCGACTGCATCGACGAGGAGAAGCTCGACATGTTTGAAAGGCTGGCGAAGGAGTGCTACGTCTCGGTCGAGTACGGGATAGAGTCGATATACGACAAGACGCTCGAATTCATGAACCGGGGGCACGATTACAGGTCGGTCCTCGGCGCGCTCCGCATGTCGCAGGGGAGGGGGTTCGAGATCGGGGCGCACGTGATAATGGGGATGCCTACCGAGACGCGGGACGAGATGATGGCGACGGCGGCGGAGGTATCCGGCCTCGGAATCGACTGCTTCAAGGTGCATAACCTCCACATCGTGAAGAACACGCCGCTCGAAAGGATGTACAGGACTGATCCTTTTCCGCTCTTCGGGTTCCGGGAATACATCGATTTCATCGTGGAATTTCTCGAACGCCTCTCGCCGGGGATGGTCGTCGAGCGGCTGTTCACGGACACGCCGCGGCAGCTCCTCGTAGCGCCGGACTGGGGGAAATCGCACATACAGGTGATGCAGGCGATAGAGGCGGAGCTCGAAAAGAGGGACACGTTCCAGGGGAGGCTGTATAGTCCGCAAGACGGGGCAGCAGCCGCTTCGGCCCTTTAA
- a CDS encoding aminotransferase class V-fold PLP-dependent enzyme, with protein MSDGLEFKIASEKGEFDQVHALNYETFAEEIPQHDKNDEGSLVDKFNEENTYIICLDSGELVGMLAVRDRRPFSLDGKIPDLDSHLPPFRSACEIRLLAIKKDRRNRKVVLGLFTSLAAWCEEGGYDIALISANVEREKLYKNLGFTPFGPRVGKEGAFYQPMYLTPEPYYRMKAGTRLLSRMRGAEGEGGKAPLNFLPGPVDATPAVRKAMGAKVLSHRSDDFVAAFEDVRRRLSALVNASRTSILMGSGTLANDAVAANLTLAEGRGLVLSNGEFGERLVDHARRFGLAFETLAKGWGETFSRAEIESALDASPGTRWLWAVHSETSTGVLNDLGMLKGVCAARGVKLCLDCISSLGTVALDLSDVYMATGTSGKGLRSFAGLSFVFRGDGAALPPGNLPRYLDLSLYEGSEGPPFTVSSNLLYALREALAGGDGWEARYAAIRKLSAAVRLRLREAGLGVVAPEGHDAPALVTIALPGEVPSGELGPELEKSGYFLNWRSTYLVRRNWVQIALMGEYDSGAVGRFLDFLASAARPRKRA; from the coding sequence ATGAGTGACGGGCTAGAGTTCAAGATTGCTTCCGAGAAGGGCGAGTTCGACCAGGTCCATGCGCTCAATTACGAGACCTTCGCCGAGGAAATTCCGCAGCACGACAAAAACGACGAGGGGTCGCTCGTCGATAAATTCAACGAAGAAAATACGTACATCATATGCCTCGATTCGGGTGAGCTCGTCGGTATGCTCGCCGTGAGGGACAGGCGGCCTTTCTCGCTCGACGGGAAGATACCGGACCTCGATTCGCATTTGCCGCCGTTCAGGTCGGCGTGCGAGATAAGGCTCCTCGCGATAAAGAAGGATAGAAGGAACAGGAAGGTCGTCCTGGGGCTGTTTACGTCGCTCGCGGCGTGGTGCGAGGAGGGCGGGTACGACATTGCGCTTATCTCCGCAAACGTCGAGCGCGAGAAGCTGTACAAGAATCTCGGGTTCACGCCGTTCGGCCCGCGCGTCGGGAAGGAGGGGGCTTTTTATCAGCCCATGTATTTAACCCCCGAGCCGTATTACCGTATGAAGGCCGGGACCAGATTGCTTTCGAGGATGCGGGGAGCCGAAGGGGAGGGCGGCAAGGCTCCGCTTAATTTCCTGCCGGGGCCTGTGGACGCCACGCCCGCCGTGAGGAAGGCGATGGGGGCGAAGGTGCTCTCGCACAGGTCGGACGATTTCGTCGCGGCCTTCGAGGACGTTAGGCGGCGGCTCTCGGCGCTCGTGAACGCGTCGCGGACGTCTATTCTCATGGGCTCGGGGACTCTGGCCAACGACGCCGTCGCCGCGAACCTCACGCTCGCCGAAGGGCGGGGGCTGGTCCTCTCGAACGGCGAATTCGGCGAGCGTCTCGTGGACCACGCGCGGCGTTTCGGGCTCGCGTTTGAAACCCTCGCGAAAGGGTGGGGCGAGACGTTCTCGCGCGCCGAAATCGAAAGCGCTCTCGACGCCTCACCGGGTACGAGGTGGCTCTGGGCGGTGCACTCGGAAACTTCGACCGGGGTTCTGAACGACCTCGGCATGCTGAAGGGCGTATGCGCCGCGCGGGGAGTCAAGCTCTGCCTCGACTGCATAAGCTCGCTCGGGACCGTGGCGCTCGACCTTTCGGACGTATACATGGCGACGGGGACGAGCGGGAAGGGGCTCAGGTCGTTCGCCGGGCTCTCGTTCGTTTTCAGGGGCGACGGGGCTGCGCTCCCGCCGGGGAATCTCCCCCGCTATCTCGACCTTTCGCTATACGAAGGATCGGAGGGCCCGCCGTTTACCGTGTCGTCGAATCTCCTTTATGCGCTACGCGAGGCGCTGGCCGGCGGGGACGGGTGGGAAGCACGCTACGCGGCGATAAGAAAGCTGTCGGCGGCCGTGAGGCTCCGTCTCCGCGAGGCGGGGCTCGGGGTCGTCGCGCCCGAGGGGCACGATGCGCCGGCGCTGGTAACGATAGCCCTTCCGGGCGAAGTCCCGTCCGGCGAGCTCGGCCCCGAGCTCGAAAAATCGGGCTATTTCCTCAACTGGCGGAGCACGTACCTAGTCCGGAGGAACTGGGTGCAGATCGCGCTCATGGGAGAGTACGATTCCGGGGCGGTCGGACGGTTCCTCGACTTTCTGGCCTCGGCCGCAAGGCCCAGAAAGCGCGCCTGA
- the cimA gene encoding citramalate synthase translates to MSARQVKIYDVTLRDGTQGESISFSIHDKLRIAQKLDELGVHYIEGGWPGSNERDEGFFEEAKKLRLRRSAIAAFGSTRRSGKACEEDASIQALLKAETPAVTIVGKSWDFQVKEALRIPLKENLEIIHDSVAYLKKHADEVFFDAEHFFDGYKRNPRYTVEALTAAKEAGADVIVLCDTNGGTLPWEVEEIVREVGLALGDAELGIHTHNDGEVGVANSLYAVREGVRQIQGTMNGYGERCGNANLCSIIPNLKLKLGIDCIGDEELKRLYDVSHFIHELTNLPPLRHMAYVGESAFAHKGGLHVSAVMKNPDTYEHVQPDVVGNHRRVLISDLSGRSNILYKAGELGIELDPQDKRVNAILNDLKKLESEGYEFEGADASFELLIRKSLGEYRKPFELKSVRTLTDKRADDAEPITEATLIVQVDGVVEHTAAEGNGPVHALDQGLRKALEKFYPNLREVRLKDYRVRVLAAKHGTDAVVRVLIESGDGESDWSTVGVSQNIVEASLKALVDSIDYKILKDEARRAAKARG, encoded by the coding sequence ATGAGCGCACGGCAGGTGAAGATATACGACGTTACCTTAAGAGACGGCACGCAGGGCGAGAGCATTTCGTTCTCGATCCACGACAAGCTGCGAATCGCACAGAAGCTCGACGAGCTTGGAGTGCATTATATTGAAGGCGGCTGGCCGGGCTCCAACGAAAGGGACGAAGGATTCTTCGAAGAGGCCAAGAAGCTCCGGCTCCGGAGGTCCGCCATAGCGGCCTTCGGCAGCACGAGGCGCTCGGGCAAAGCCTGCGAGGAAGACGCCAGCATACAGGCCCTCCTCAAGGCGGAAACCCCCGCCGTAACGATAGTCGGCAAGAGCTGGGACTTCCAGGTAAAAGAAGCCCTCAGGATACCGCTCAAGGAAAACCTCGAAATAATCCACGACTCGGTGGCTTACCTTAAAAAGCACGCGGACGAAGTCTTCTTCGACGCCGAGCACTTCTTCGACGGCTACAAGCGCAATCCCAGGTACACCGTCGAAGCGCTGACGGCGGCGAAGGAAGCGGGGGCCGACGTCATAGTCCTCTGCGACACGAACGGCGGCACGCTACCGTGGGAAGTCGAGGAAATCGTCAGGGAGGTCGGCCTCGCCCTCGGCGACGCCGAGCTCGGCATACACACACACAACGACGGCGAAGTCGGCGTCGCCAACAGCCTCTACGCCGTAAGGGAAGGCGTACGCCAGATACAGGGCACGATGAACGGCTACGGCGAAAGGTGCGGCAACGCCAACCTCTGCTCGATCATACCGAACCTAAAGCTGAAACTCGGCATAGACTGCATAGGCGACGAAGAGCTCAAGCGTCTCTACGACGTATCGCATTTCATCCACGAGCTCACGAACCTCCCGCCGCTAAGGCACATGGCCTACGTCGGCGAGAGCGCCTTCGCGCACAAGGGCGGGCTCCACGTAAGCGCCGTCATGAAGAACCCCGACACGTACGAGCACGTTCAGCCCGACGTCGTCGGCAACCACAGGCGCGTTCTCATATCCGACCTCTCCGGGAGGAGCAACATCCTCTACAAGGCCGGTGAGCTCGGCATAGAGCTCGACCCGCAGGACAAGCGCGTCAACGCCATACTGAACGACCTCAAGAAGCTCGAAAGCGAGGGGTACGAATTCGAGGGCGCCGACGCGTCGTTCGAGCTCCTCATAAGAAAGTCCCTCGGCGAGTACAGAAAGCCCTTCGAGCTTAAGAGCGTCCGCACGCTTACGGACAAAAGGGCGGACGACGCCGAGCCCATAACCGAGGCCACGCTCATAGTACAAGTGGACGGGGTCGTCGAGCACACGGCCGCCGAAGGCAACGGCCCGGTTCACGCGCTCGACCAGGGCCTCCGTAAAGCGCTCGAAAAGTTCTACCCGAATCTCCGTGAAGTCCGCCTCAAGGACTACAGGGTCAGGGTCCTCGCGGCCAAACACGGCACGGACGCGGTAGTGCGCGTTCTCATCGAATCCGGCGACGGCGAGAGCGACTGGAGCACGGTCGGCGTATCCCAGAACATCGTCGAAGCGAGCTTAAAAGCCCTCGTCGACAGCATCGACTACAAGATTCTGAAAGACGAAGCGCGCCGCGCAGCCAAAGCCCGCGGCTAG
- a CDS encoding Bax inhibitor-1/YccA family protein, producing MIKSSNPALGDKTFENLQPAIAAEGRMTINGTINKTLILLVLALVPAAWVWDKFYKGGAEAVGNWIMIAVIAGLVVAMATIFKKTWAPFTAPLYAVIEGVVIGGISAIAEAQFQGIVFQAAALTFGTLLALLVAYRTGVIKVTERFRLGVVAATGGIFVVYLVSIVLGFFGVNVPFIHSGGPIGILFSLFVVVIAALNLVLDFDFIERGSAEGAPKYMEWYGAFGLIVTLIWLYIEFLRLLTKLRQ from the coding sequence ATGATAAAAAGCTCGAACCCCGCGCTGGGGGATAAAACGTTCGAAAATCTCCAGCCGGCAATCGCCGCCGAAGGGCGGATGACGATAAACGGCACCATAAACAAGACGCTCATACTGCTCGTCCTGGCTCTCGTACCGGCGGCGTGGGTGTGGGATAAATTCTATAAGGGCGGGGCCGAGGCGGTCGGCAACTGGATAATGATCGCCGTGATAGCCGGGCTCGTCGTCGCGATGGCGACGATATTCAAGAAGACGTGGGCCCCGTTCACGGCGCCCCTTTACGCCGTCATCGAGGGCGTCGTCATAGGCGGCATATCGGCCATAGCCGAGGCGCAGTTCCAGGGCATCGTGTTCCAGGCGGCGGCGCTTACGTTCGGCACTTTGCTCGCCCTTCTCGTCGCGTACAGGACGGGCGTGATAAAGGTGACGGAGAGGTTCAGGCTGGGCGTCGTGGCGGCGACGGGCGGCATATTCGTCGTCTACCTGGTATCTATAGTGCTCGGATTTTTCGGAGTGAACGTTCCTTTCATCCACTCGGGCGGCCCGATAGGCATACTGTTCAGCCTCTTCGTCGTCGTTATAGCGGCGCTTAACCTCGTGCTGGATTTCGACTTCATCGAGCGCGGCTCCGCCGAGGGGGCGCCGAAGTACATGGAATGGTACGGTGCGTTCGGCCTCATCGTAACGCTGATCTGGCTTTATATAGAATTCCTGAGGCTGCTCACGAAGCTCAGGCAGTGA
- a CDS encoding DUF5677 domain-containing protein: MNDTTNRYLKTVDDLEYITGIAWSMSINTHGRDVNSWRFEYCSYVFGKLCLHANAILQLIPEIDTKERYSKSIWNISSIAVLIRALIETYYVFFYLGVDNVTDEELEFRHRLWKYHGKKERLDMLRIIESTDPVVTKLTKDVEILRDSVITHTLYQSLESSIKKKIRRGEMGILHKNSELSKRAGIDPNYYNSEYKYLSAYAHATPFAYSQLNIFRAGDAASLAVIRTILEVGTAYLCHAVRDFVKIMPDQEKDLDERAKELVDIWDDICRNVTKQNLEEER; encoded by the coding sequence ATGAATGATACAACTAATAGGTATCTCAAAACAGTCGATGATTTAGAGTACATAACCGGTATTGCTTGGAGTATGTCAATCAATACCCATGGGCGTGATGTGAATAGCTGGCGTTTTGAGTATTGTTCATATGTTTTTGGAAAATTGTGCTTACATGCAAATGCCATATTGCAATTAATCCCAGAGATAGATACTAAAGAGAGGTATTCAAAATCGATTTGGAATATCTCTTCAATCGCAGTTCTTATCAGAGCACTGATAGAAACTTACTACGTGTTTTTTTATTTGGGTGTAGACAATGTTACTGATGAGGAATTGGAGTTTCGACATCGTTTGTGGAAGTACCATGGGAAGAAGGAACGACTTGATATGCTTCGAATTATAGAATCAACTGACCCAGTTGTAACTAAGCTTACGAAGGATGTAGAAATTCTAAGAGACTCTGTAATTACTCATACTCTGTACCAATCCTTAGAATCATCAATTAAGAAGAAAATCCGAAGAGGGGAAATGGGAATACTCCATAAGAACTCCGAATTGTCGAAAAGGGCGGGAATTGATCCCAACTATTACAATTCAGAATACAAATATTTATCGGCTTATGCTCATGCGACTCCTTTCGCGTATAGTCAATTAAATATCTTTCGTGCGGGAGATGCTGCATCATTAGCAGTCATAAGAACCATCTTAGAGGTGGGTACAGCATATCTTTGTCATGCAGTTAGGGATTTTGTGAAGATTATGCCAGACCAGGAAAAAGATTTGGATGAAAGAGCAAAAGAACTGGTAGATATCTGGGATGATATTTGTAGGAACGTAACAAAACAGAATTTAGAAGAAGAGAGATAG
- the nth gene encoding endonuclease III, protein MNKTRAKKSTGSAAAKKKRALEILSILETEYPNARCHLNYTSALELLIGCILSAQCTDKRVNEVTPGLFEKYPTAADFARADRDELEEEIHSCGFFRAKAKSIVNCCKALVDEHGGKVPATMEELTELAGVGRKTANVVLGNYYKIPGIIVDTHIMRLSKRLKLTEHSDPEKIEFDLRALIPEPRWTFFSNSLGDHGRTVCFARKPRCGECVISHLCPSAGKV, encoded by the coding sequence TTGAACAAGACAAGAGCGAAGAAATCCACCGGGAGCGCGGCGGCGAAGAAGAAGCGCGCGCTCGAAATACTTTCCATCCTGGAAACCGAGTACCCGAACGCCAGATGCCACCTGAATTACACGAGCGCGCTCGAGCTTCTGATAGGGTGCATACTGTCCGCGCAGTGCACGGATAAACGCGTGAACGAGGTTACGCCGGGGCTCTTCGAAAAGTATCCCACGGCGGCCGATTTCGCACGCGCCGACAGGGACGAGCTCGAAGAGGAGATACACTCCTGCGGCTTTTTCAGAGCCAAGGCGAAGTCTATCGTGAACTGCTGCAAGGCGCTCGTAGACGAGCACGGGGGGAAGGTGCCGGCGACGATGGAGGAGCTTACGGAGCTCGCCGGGGTAGGGCGTAAGACGGCGAACGTCGTCCTCGGGAACTACTATAAAATCCCCGGGATAATCGTCGATACGCACATCATGCGGCTTTCGAAGAGGCTCAAGCTGACGGAGCACTCGGACCCGGAGAAGATAGAGTTCGACCTCCGCGCCCTGATACCCGAGCCGAGGTGGACGTTCTTTTCGAACTCGCTCGGCGATCACGGGAGGACAGTGTGCTTCGCACGGAAGCCGAGGTGCGGGGAGTGCGTGATAAGCCACCTGTGCCCGTCGGCGGGGAAGGTGTGA
- a CDS encoding YIP1 family protein: MFIKRLIRALLLDPAVYEEIEHDRRAMWQAALVVLLSSLSRGLYAYNVGNYAGLVIGTITNFVLWILLSFLIYIIGTKLFPESETRSDHWEVMRVLGFASAPGIFRAFASTPHMTAIVFLVVWVWTLAAMIVAVRQALDFRSTWNAIWVCVVGLITYWLFYVIFFFAFGLPKPAWS, translated from the coding sequence GTGTTTATCAAGAGGCTTATAAGGGCGCTTCTTCTCGACCCGGCCGTTTACGAGGAGATCGAGCACGACAGGCGCGCGATGTGGCAGGCGGCACTGGTCGTGCTGCTGTCGAGTCTTTCGCGCGGGCTTTACGCGTATAACGTCGGGAATTACGCCGGGCTCGTGATAGGGACGATAACCAACTTCGTCCTGTGGATATTGCTGTCGTTCCTCATATACATCATCGGCACGAAGCTCTTCCCCGAATCCGAGACCAGGAGCGACCATTGGGAAGTCATGCGCGTGCTCGGGTTCGCGAGCGCGCCGGGCATATTCAGGGCCTTCGCGAGCACGCCGCACATGACGGCGATAGTGTTCCTCGTCGTCTGGGTGTGGACGCTCGCGGCGATGATAGTCGCCGTCAGGCAGGCGCTCGATTTCAGGAGCACCTGGAACGCGATATGGGTTTGCGTCGTGGGGCTGATAACGTATTGGCTGTTTTACGTTATTTTCTTTTTTGCGTTCGGGCTGCCGAAGCCTGCGTGGTCGTGA